From the Mangifera indica cultivar Alphonso chromosome 10, CATAS_Mindica_2.1, whole genome shotgun sequence genome, one window contains:
- the LOC123227097 gene encoding uncharacterized protein LOC123227097 isoform X1, translating into MGKIHLSHKDHKLELKSYKRPYFCSGCKEPGFGSRYRCGQCDYELHKHCMSPPGRTVHHDFFKNSTFTFLFQPPGNRSGEKCQRYCKACGKLVKGFVFHDEKNGWDLHPCCRKLPRKLTVGGVEFALCDKVSSTCLFCNKKKRERTVSGFRGWSYVSKTENLHFHVSCPTEWKLEVWGKGATYDNEDSLALARVELPIQRYNWNGRSGNIFIRMVKVIVKASVAILLGDPIAALTGIYDLVAN; encoded by the coding sequence ATGGGGAAGATTCACCTTAGCCACAAGGACCATAAGCTCGAGCTGAAAAGCTATAAAAGGCCCTACTTCTGCAGTGGATGCAAGGAGCCCGGGTTTGGATCTCGGTACAGATGTGGGCAGTGCGACTATGAACTTCATAAACATTGTATGTCCCCTCCCGGAAGGACTGTTCATCATGACTTCTTCAAGAATTCAACCTTCACATTCTTATTTCAACCTCCAGGGAATAGGTCCGGTGAAAAGTGTCAGAGATACTGTAAAGCCTGTGGAAAACTTGTTAAAGGTTTTGTCTTTCACGATGAAAAAAATGGATGGGATCTGCATCCTTGCTGCCGTAAATTGCCCAGGAAGTTAACTGTCGGTGGTGTTGAATTTGCTCTCTGTGATAAGGTGTCATCAACTTGCCTTTTCTGCAACAAGAAAAAGCGTGAACGTACTGTTTCTGGCTTCAGGGGCTGGAGCTATGTGTCGAAGACCGAGAACCTCCATTTTCATGTGAGTTGTCCCACAGAATGGAAGCTGGAGGTATGGGGGAAAGGGGCTACTTATGATAATGAGGATAGTTTGGCTTTGGCGAGAGTGGAGCTGCCTATTCAACGTTACAATTGGAATGGAAGGAGTGGCAACATTTTTATCAGAATGGTGAAGGTAATCGTCAAAGCCAGTGTGGCAATTCTCTTAGGTGATCCAATCGCAGCTCTTACTGGGATCTACGACTTGGTCGCAAACTGA
- the LOC123227828 gene encoding uncharacterized protein LOC123227828 codes for MLRPVDAEAPNKDGKTASALFTEELEELRIKAGKWTKGIANACIVAATLIATMAFTAGLTVPGGTKEQTGTPHFVQRASLIIFAISDTAALLFSSLSIVCLISLFTDAYEERDFESQVAFSTWLLTIFYSWFFLDLQYGLQSLFCSVELMVVGFCANMFIVFKAGKLRIPIFITAMSAFTIIIIGNKITIVCGGFAR; via the coding sequence ATGTTGCGTCCAGTGGATGCTGAAGCTCCAAACAAAGATGGCAAAACTGCTAGTGCTTTATTTACCGAAGAGCTTGAAGAGTTACGGATAAAAGCTGGGAAATGGACTAAGGGGATTGCAAATGCATGCATCGTGGCGGCAACACTTATTGCCACCATGGCTTTCACAGCAGGTTTAACAGTACCAGGTGGCACCAAAGAACAAACTGGGACTCCACATTTTGTTCAAAGAGCTTCCTTGATAATTTTTGCAATATCAGATACTGCAGCGTTATTATTCTCCTCTTTATCCATAGTCTGTCTCATATCCCTTTTCACTGACGCATACGAAGAAAGAGATTTCGAGTCACAGGTGGCTTTCAGCACATGGTTGCTTACCATTTTCTACTCATGGTTCTTTCTTGATTTACAATATGGATTACAATCACTATTCTGTTCAGTAGAATTAATGGTTGTAGGTTTTTGTGCAAATATGTTCATTGTCTTCAAAGCTGGCAAGCTACGGATTCCTATATTTATTACGGCAATGAGTGCTTTCACAATCATCATAATCgggaataaaattactattgtCTGCGGAGGGTTCGCGCGTTAA